The Sulfolobales archaeon genome includes the window CTATCCCTGTCGCCGAATGAGTATCTCCTCAGCACAGACTGGATCTGGACTCCGAATCTCCTGGCAAGGACAGCTGCGGATGAGAGGTATGTCGATATGCTGTCAGCCACTATGAGCATCTTCACAGGCTGTTGCCCCCCAGCCTTCGAAGATACCTTCGACAGCAGCATGTCAAGGGCTGCTAGGAATGTCTCTGGGCTGTATGGGCTTACATATCTCCTCCCCTCCTCACCCTTCCTCTTCTCCCTCTCCTCAGCCAGGTGCCTCGATACCTCTGTGAAGGCATATGCATCCACAAATACCGGTGAGTTGAGATCTAGATCCCTGTCCACCCTGAAGTCCTCGAACCTCGGTAGCTCTATACCAACGCTTCTAGCCTGCATCCTGACTTGGTACGAGTTCATCTCGCTGGAGATATACGCAGCGATCATCCCCTGAGCTATTGCATCGGCAAGTATATTTATAGCTGTGATTGTCTTTCCAGAGCCGGGCGGGCCGGTGAGGAGTATCAACTCTCTCTCGGGGAACCCGCCCTCTATATCCTCGTTCAGCTTCGGAATCGATATCCTTATCCTGCCAATCTCGAAGCCCCTCCCCTCTTTAGCCTCCCTCCCCTCTCTGACCTCTCCCCTCTGCCCCTTCTGAGGGGCTGGATATGCATGGACAGACATAGACCCACCAAAAATATACTGCAATTTGGAAATGCGTTCCAAATATTCCTCTATTCTAATGGGTATTGGCTGATGGTTGTTGTGAGCTTCAAGATACCAGACGATATGGTGTTGATGGTCAGGAGATATGGTTCTGGGAATAGCTTCAGCTCCCTGGTTAGAAGATGCATCAGATCATGGATCAGGAGCGGCTATCCACTGACCAGCGATGCCAATGGATCTAGCCTCGTTGTTAGGAGTGTGAGGCTCGACGAGCACGAGTTAGAGGCTCTGGACACCGTTGCTGAGAGACTCGGGATATCCAGGTGCATGGCTATCAGATCAGCATTGTGCTGGTGCATAGAATCCGGCAACGGGGATAATAAGACAACATGGTCGATCAGGTATGTCTATCTAAAGCTCTGATCATTTATACAATGCTTATACATGGATAACTAGATGGATTACCATGACTCTGGCTATATCTTACCAGCCTGCGATGCCATCGATCCCAGCCAGGGTGCTCTCAGGCGTGTACGAGGTTGCCAGGTATCTCGTGAGTCTCTCGAGGAACATAGCCAGGGGCAGGGCTATCTATGTCTCTATAGATGTTAGGGGGATGGATCCAGAGGTTGTCAAGGAGCTAGAGTCTCTATTCGAGGAGCTCGGTTTCAAAAGAGCATCGGGCTTCCCAGGCACCGGGGTTGTTATAAGGGTGAGCGATGGAAAGCTGGTTCTTGATGTTCATATAAAGGGTGTCTCGGATATAATTGCCTCAATCCCAATCCACGCCGTGCCAGATCTTGTAGAGACTGTGAAGAAGATCTCTAAGAGGGCAGCGCAGAAGGCTTCGAAACAGAAGCAGCAAGATCAGCGGACTCCTCAAGAGCAGCAAGCATCTCACTAGTTAGAAGACCCCTCTCCTCTAGATATATAGCTGCTGCAACACAGTGCTTGCACAGGCTCCTCCACCCCCTCTCATCACCAATGGCATAGCTCGTCATTATGGCTGATGTGCATGTGCATTTAAAACCCTTCCCACTCACAGCCACGGTGTAGAAAGCCGGGGCTCCCCTTTTCCTGGACTCCTCGGATGATCTGAAGTAGAAGACATAGTACGAGCCACGATCACTTATATATTCAAGCCTCTTAAGAGCCTCAACACCCCTCTCATATAGCCTCAGCATCCCCCTCCCAACAAGGATCTCCCTGACCTTTCTATGCATATCAACACCCCACATATAGGCGGAACCATAAGCCATGCAACAATAACAGTATCCGACCCTGCCGGGATTGAAAGGAATTGGCTAGAGATACGCTGTGATCGTTTTTACGAACCCCATATCGACTGATGCTACAGTGGCCGTTACTATCACCGGCTCTGTGGCACCCGTTGGGAACGGGATCACTATTGAAACGCTCGAGGAACCCTGGAGGATCCTTATACTCTGTGCACCAAGCGAGGATGGGGTTATTGTGATGACTTTCGGTGAGGATCCGGATGACTGTGCAGAGGCATACATGATATTAGATATAGTTGCGTATCCACCGCATGTCCCCGAACATGTTATTACAATTGTGCAGACAACGATCCCGGGGTATGTGTATCCAAATGGGTTCTTGATCCTGTTGCATGTCATCGAAGCATCAACGGATCTGTTGAAGCTGCTTGCAAGCCCACTCACAAGAGGTATCAAGATGCTCTGGGCTATTATGATGGCTGCTATTGTAACACCTATGAGGAGGAGAGATGCATAGATCTCCGATACCGCTCTCAAACCCATACCCAGAGCAGATACCATATATCTAAAAGCGTATAGATCGGATTGAGAGATATCTATGCTGGTACAGCAATAGGTCTCTCTTCTGTTGTCTCTTCACCGGCCTCTCTCTCTAGCCACCTCCTCCTAGCCCCCGGGTAGATCTTCTCCGCAACATACCACGTGGCTGAGAGGCATGCCATGAGGCTCCTAAGCCTATCCCTTGGGACACCTGCTGCACTTGCTATCCCTTCTATCGGGACATGGATCCCGTGTATCCTGGAGGCGACCTTTATAGATGCGACCGCGTATGAGTAGATCCTAGACCTCCTGACAAAACCACCCCTCTCAAGCCCATCGGCTATTGATGATGCTGTTGCAACGACCTCCCTAGGCAGTCTAAGCCTCCTGGCGATCCTGAGCACAAGCCCTGCAAGCTCCCCAGACCTCCCCCTCTGAAGATCCGTGTTCGATGGCTCTAGATCCGGTGCTAGGTAGTTCTCCGGAAGCCTCTCCTCGATCACCTCACCGCTATCCTCACAAACAAGTGTCCCAGAGAAGCTATCATAGACAATCGATTTACACATCAGCCCCACCGAGGATAGACCATAATAAGGGAATCACTCCTCATAGGAGGTAGGCTGCTCCCGAGTAGTGGAATGCTTATACCGCTTCGTATATGATCTGGTGGTGGCATGGATAGGGAGAGGACTCTACTCCTGGCGGTTTTCATAGTGTCATCGCTGTGTGGCGGGATCCTGAATACATATGTTGCTTCACAGCGGTACAGCGTTATGTATATGTGGGGTGACTGGGCATATATACCGGATGGCGTGTATCTAGTCAGGATATACAATGGATCCCTTATGCTCGAGAGAATGCCAGACCCCGTCTTCATATTCGGCACACCCTTCATAGGCTCCAGACCCCTCGGAGATAGATCTGTGCTTTTCTTCTACAGCAAGCAATGCGGGGCAACAAACGCGTTCAAGGATGTTCTGGAGAATGTGTTATCGAGGTACCAGGGTATAGAGATATATGTAACGGCGTGCACAGACCTCTCAGACCCTGCCAGGGGGTGCATGGACAGGGGTGCCAGGGGGTTGGTAATGGCTATGGGTGTTAATGGCTCGTTCCCATTCACCCCGGATATGGTTGTTGTGAGGGGCGGTGAGAAGCTATATCTCCATGACTTCGCAGCTAGATACGCATCATCCAACACAACAATTGTAGAGCTCGTCATGAGGTTCATAGAGGAAGCAACGAGATAGTCTACACTCCTTTTTCAAGCTCCATCTTCTTTCAATCTCCCCCCGCCCAGCAATGCTGAGCGGTCTAGGGTCTGATATTATTATTGCTGCCAAGGTTATATATTCCATGCTCAGCCCTTTTTTCACGTTTCGTCTTAGGGTGTGCTGTGCACAGCCAGATCAATGCAGCTAGGAGGAGGTATTCAGCCGGGTCATACATAGAGCTCGAAGGATTCTTCGATGAGAGGGCTGAGGAGATCGCGTCAAACCTAGATGCCGAGCTCAGGGGCAATGGGTATCTAGATGCGGATGATGTGATCGAGATGTTCAGGGGATACGGTGTGAGCAGCCGGTTCAGATCCAATGGGTTTACTGCGGAGCATTCAGGCCCCATACTAACATACACGGTCGATGAGCTTGTCCTAGGAGAGGATCTGGATCCCATGAACGTTATCTTCAGAAACGTGAGATACGTGGTTATCACGAGGAGGATAGAGCCGAGGATATACAGCATATCGAGGTATATCTTTAGGAGGGACTTTAACCACATAGGATTCATAGTGGGGCTCATGCTGGCTGTGAGGGACTACCACGATGTGGCGTGGCTCGTGAGATCTGCTCTGAGGAGGAGGAACATGGATACATACTCAGCAGCCCTAGCCGCTGTAAAGGAATATACATACACATATGCTGAGAAGGCTTTGAAGGGAGATAGAGAAGCAGCTGAGGAGATCGAGAGGCTCGCCAGGGAGTTCGAGAAACGAGGAATCCTACATCTCATCATGCTATAGAAACCAACTGACCACCATATATCTATTTTGATAGTTGGCAAACCTCGCCTTTGAAGGCGGGGTTAGATTTTTAAGACCCCAATCCATTTGCTAGTTAGTAGCCCCCATAAAGGGGGGTAACGCCCGAGACCCCAGCAAAACCCCGCCCTTTAGGGCGGGGAGGGGGTCATATCTATATCTTGGTGGGTGTATGGAGGTAGCAAAGAGGATCCGGGGAGATGATAGGGATATAACTGATGAGATCATTTCTAGGATGCATGAGTATAAAACAGACCTTGG containing:
- a CDS encoding ATPase domain-containing protein; translated protein: MSVHAYPAPQKGQRGEVREGREAKEGRGFEIGRIRISIPKLNEDIEGGFPERELILLTGPPGSGKTITAINILADAIAQGMIAAYISSEMNSYQVRMQARSVGIELPRFEDFRVDRDLDLNSPVFVDAYAFTEVSRHLAEEREKRKGEEGRRYVSPYSPETFLAALDMLLSKVSSKAGGQQPVKMLIVADSISTYLSSAAVLARRFGVQIQSVLRRYSFGDRDRAPIHTTMILVSQISSTTGTTYGFPIEHAVGGIIEFKLITPSREGEELKRIAYIKKMRYTNHYLGTYRVLIGYEDKDEKKYYPIYFKR